The window AATGATTGGAGATTTGGAGGTACGTAGTAATATTACCAAATCAGATTCAATCGATTCCCTAACGTGAACTGATATATTCTTCACgtattatttgatatattattatgacTAATGTATGTTTCAATGATAATATTCGGTAATTCATGACCAATCGAATCATTTGCCAACGGGTGTGGAGCActatatgtagatttttttttttttttgtcaaacagccTCGTTTTTTCATTCAAATAAAGCCTCTAGAACAGAGTTTACAAGTTCTTCAAACATAACAAGGGTTACAATAAACTTTAAAAGGGTTACAAAAAGCTTTAAAAGGCATACAAAAGCAATTGCGAAAGTTTGATAGTCCATAGAGGATCGGAGACGGAAGCAAAAGAGTATATCATAATTACTACGTGAGACgaaatataactatatatagattagatGGCGAAATATGTAGGTATGGTAGAAACCGAATGAGCAAATGAACTCAGTGAGATGATGAACTTATTATTGTATGAAGATCGGTGGTGTTTATCGTGACATGTCTAAAAACCACTCatttatatactaaaaaattgATGGCAAAACATAAAGTTTGAGTTGATAGCGTATAGTGACACTTCTAGCTTTAAGTCCCTTTAgtaattgattttcttgtttgattataAGTGTGTACTTACTACTCGATTGCGATTGAGTCCAATGTTTATTAGCTGTGAATATGTATCAAGTGTTACACTAGACGATAAATTACGTAAAATCTCTTAATGTATGAGTGATAAAAACTACTTTTTCTAATATCTTGTCTAATCCAGTATCTTagtaaacatgattaatagaTGAGAAGATTCTGATCGCTAGGATTACACACTTGTACAGTTTAGTAGTATACACACATCAAACGAGCTGCATTACCAACCCAAAGCAAACATATGaagtatattataaattttcgaTCAACTCCGATATATCAATAGTCTTTTTTATTAAACGAaatgaaaaacaataaaaacatgttGTAAGCTTTATGATCGCACTCATACAAAACATATTTAGAATAATACTTTGCTCACAGTTTGATAAACATCAATACATTGTGACATCATATCCAAAGGATTCACCACTGAAGAAAGGGttgaaaaaactgaaattttacTCACGAGACAGGCATAGGAGGATGATTAAGATCAGCGTCCATCAAACCAGCTTCTTCTGACTCTGCGTCTTCGATTTGACCAGCCTCTTGACCGTTGTCTGTGTCAGAACCACCGTGTCTTTGTTGTTCCTCAGGTGTAGGAGTGTCTGCAATAGCATCACTTTCCATCGCCTCTGCTTCGCCTCTTCCTccttcagcttcagcttcagcttcacTATTAGAAACACCAATCTGGTTTCCCTCTGTTTCCTGAGATCCacctttggtttcttctttcttcgctCGTTTTGCTTTTTCGTTCGGTTTAGCTTGATATTTGGAGCGGACCTCAGGTGGCAATAGTTCAACAGGGACAACTCCTTCGATTCCAAAATCAGTAAACTGTaggaaaacaaagacaaaagtttaaaatcaatcatatagAGCACTGAGAAATTGAATTTGAAGCACGTTTTACCCTCGAAAATCCTTCCAGGTCTTGCCGAGCTGCAAACCGTAGACCTTTCCAGCAGTAAACCTatcaaaacagtaaaaataatCTGCCATGAGACTGATTCAATAAAGCATCTTATAAATAAAGTTGTAAGGCAAAGCAAGTAACTTACTCTGTTGTTTTTATGATGGTACTCATCTTCGATGCCAGCTGACGGGTCCATCTGAAATTTTTAGTAAAACACCAGGTGGACTAATTAGACATATTAATTACTTTTGAAATGTTGTTTGTGAATAATAAAGCAATACGTTAGCTCACATCTTCTGCTAATGGTTTCCAGTAGTCTGCAATGGCAGGGGTTCGGACACGTTGAGAATCAGTCAAAGCATTCTGTAGAGACATAATATGTTGATCGGTCATGCCATCAGAGATAAAATCATTGTAGAGACAGAATCGGTCGAGAAAGAGAGTGGAATAGCATGTGGCATCAAGATCAACAAACAGAGATGCAAGAAATATAACACATACCGGATTTTGATCTGCCCATCTCCAAAGTTGGGAGAGTTCTTTATTCCCCATTCTCCATCTTTGCCTCCTGTAAAAAGCAAAATGTAACACATATGGAGCCTTAATACTCTTCATTTTAGATTTCTTAGTTGCTTATCTCTTCAAGGGGCAATTGACTTAGAGATCACCACGGGGAAACGCTATAAATTTGTTGCACCTAATGTATGCTAATGGTCTAATGGCAGACACCCACCAAGGCATGTGATTACATTAATAAAAGCAAAGTGTAATGGTGTTTTCCCATACCGTTTCTTTTGCCCTGCATTCGGTGATTTCTCTTCTATCGGTTGCTTTTCAAATGGTGGGCATCCATCACGTTTCCACCAGACCTGTTATTGTATATATTGTAGAAACACTTAACAACCCTTGGCTTCACGCCAGAGAAATCATGCAGCAAGTAAGAGAGAAAGCAGCACACATACCCAATTCTTTTCGCGCTCCAATATATGCTCAACTGCACGGAGGAATTCTTTTCCTTTAGGCGGAGTGATCTCAAGCAATTTCTTTACGCGATCCTCACATGACTTAAGCTCTTCCTTTTAGGCCGAAAAGATAAACCATACTTTTGAGTGAGTATGCATAAACCCCCAAATACTCAGATATAAGCCAGGTTTGTCAACCTTTGAAGCAAAGCAAGAGGACATTTTCCCATTGAACAAGCAAAACACTAACCATGGTTTCAGATGGCAGATCTTTGTCGTTCTTCCCTGGTGCCTAATAGAAAACAAGGAGTCAGTTATACCAAGATACCAGAGAGAGTAATTCAACGTGCAATTCTTGAGAGATTTACCCTCAGATAATCAAACAGTATGAGGCACTGGAGAAGAATATGTCGTCGGAAACTCGAATCCTTTACCTGTGaccacaggaaaaaaaaaagtgtgtaaACTGCTACGTTCAGAAGTTTGTATGTCAACGTGTTACATACATTCCTACACAAAGAGATATAGAATATGTGCATGTGCTTGTGAGCATCCACATCATACTTACCTCTAAACCCATTAATTTACTACTAGTTAAGTACTTTATATTAAAAGTTGCTGCATCTTCCTCCAAACTATTagcctctccctcttcttcgcTTAGTGGTTGTGCGTCAAAGGTGTTTAATACAACCTACACAGGCAGTTCAAGATATGAGGTCTAAGAAAATTTCCCACTATCGCCGGCATGACTTCTCTATACTATGCATATACATATGTAAGAGACCATGTAAAGCTTATAGCCAAAAACCATAGATCACGTACCGCCAAACTAGATGAAAATTTCTGCCACTTGGTAGATGCAGAAGTAAGAGAAGCGGGATTACAGAAATACTCCTGGAAATATAACATAATTCTCAATCAGTACCTCAATAAACTAACTAAACAAAAGGAAAACTGAGATGCTATCTCCAGTAATGATTATGTACGATAAGCAAACACAAGTTCTTTACTTCTATAAGACAACCCTGATGATAAAGGAGCAGCAGAGTTCCCTACAAAGTTCCTTTAACTAATACGCACCTGTAAACTCCAAAATGTTTTATAGAAGTTGAAATCTACAGAAATGCCTGAGAAGCAATGACATAGACAAAATAAGTAAAACGTTTTACAATAGTGTAATGGATATAAGGACCAGAAagcaatagtaaaaaaaaattacttgccATTTGGAGGATCTTTTTCATATTTGGTTTCGTTAGATGTATTAAAAACGCCTTTTATGTTCACGGCTGTAAGAATAACTCAAGTAAATAAACGTTACACAACTTCTAACAATTCACATACAAAAGGAtcatatatacaataaattatgaGACACCATTCTTACCTGATCGCTCAGATAAAGGAAAAAAGTGAGCCAAGAACATGAGGATTCTTCCACAGAATACCACGTCATTGGCCTGTTTGCCAGATTGTGAAAGCAGAAAAAGAATTAACAACGAGTGGATGTGTTATAGCTGCAAAAGCAGTTATATGATATGTTTGACAAAGGGAAGTAGAAGTTGGTGGCAGATAACAAACCTTTGAGAGTCGCCGGAGAAGTTGGTTACAAGTCCTCAACATTACAAGTTTTCCGCGCGCAAAAAGCTCTTGCTGCAGATAATTGCAACATCCAAGTCAAAAATACAAGATACTCATATACACAGAGGAAA is drawn from Camelina sativa cultivar DH55 chromosome 8, Cs, whole genome shotgun sequence and contains these coding sequences:
- the LOC104708129 gene encoding THO complex subunit 1-like produces the protein MISKYRYDYNCGCIFIPALWFFVKDEFRDAILQRAPIESFALKTVQEFIQPQKQTKLAQDENQMLENMLRTLLQELVAAAAQSGDDQIMQYGQLIDDDEDDQNIHGQIPHLLDVVLYLCEKEHVEGGMIFQLLEDLTEMSTMKNCKDVFGYIESKQDILGKQELFARGKLVMLRTCNQLLRRLSKANDVVFCGRILMFLAHFFPLSERSAVNIKGVFNTSNETKYEKDPPNGISVDFNFYKTFWSLQEYFCNPASLTSASTKWQKFSSSLAVVLNTFDAQPLSEEEGEANSLEEDAATFNIKYLTSSKLMGLEVKDSSFRRHILLQCLILFDYLRAPGKNDKDLPSETMEELKSCEDRVKKLLEITPPKGKEFLRAVEHILEREKNWVWWKRDGCPPFEKQPIEEKSPNAGQKKRRQRWRMGNKELSQLWRWADQNPNALTDSQRVRTPAIADYWKPLAEDMDPSAGIEDEYHHKNNRVYCWKGLRFAARQDLEGFSRFTDFGIEGVVPVELLPPEVRSKYQAKPNEKAKRAKKEETKGGSQETEGNQIGVSNSEAEAEAEGGRGEAEAMESDAIADTPTPEEQQRHGGSDTDNGQEAGQIEDAESEEAGLMDADLNHPPMPVS